A genomic region of Rhea pennata isolate bPtePen1 chromosome 14, bPtePen1.pri, whole genome shotgun sequence contains the following coding sequences:
- the CSF1R gene encoding macrophage colony-stimulating factor 1 receptor: MGPGFLVLLTATSIWHGSASPAISPDVPALVVNTGDPVTLHCSGDSKVEWYTQKNTSTNHTSSTLNILKATFRDTGTYKCAYVNSSDKGIASVHLFVRDPNNVWYTPTFRILVTEGSNAEFPCLITAPEYESSVTLTMDDTSRLSPGMNYSFSAEKGITLYNVQHQQKGGYYCQAVINGKIKKSSRIRLIVEEALEKPVSVMMDPIDHVRIVGEPFKITCRVIAPSHKYNIRWVAAAKTVERTKKLNFENENYLINDTLSIPAVTMNDSGKYTCIANNSAGSKNISTSLQVIEKGYVFLTPVQATSQEVALGESLKLQVLIKAYPALLRWGWKHKDPLKKSGTSTFKGHMISGNNWYNNTLFLNRLQEGESGLYTFYALNNETNTSVTFSISVKSPPRVCYVRVPANDSSILHCIAMGYPAPRIEWYRCPTHSDRYNEEYMLLLNDSSPQVVNTLPFREVEVESILPFQDLGANFTFCCVAINREGNASDMLHSVTITRNIMAPPNKLFSPILSTCMGTSVLLLLLLLFILYKYNQKPKYQVRWKIIETCEGNNYIFIDPTQLPYNEKWEFPRNNLQFGKTLGAGAFGKVVEATAFGLGKEDSVLKVAVKMLKSSAHTDEQEALMSELKIMSHLGHHENIVNLLGACTHGGPILVITEYCRYGDLLNFLRKKAEIIIMQDSVLDTSLDSTADYKNIDLEKKYIRSDSGFASQGLETYVEMRPVSSSASSSSASSDSAQARGKSSEEEQETREELHPLNLSDLLQFSSQVAQGMAFLASKNCIHRDLAARNVLVSDGRVAKICDFGLARDIMNDSNYVVKGNARLPVKWMAPESIFDCIYTVQSDVWSYGILLWEIFSLGKSPYPGMVVNSKFYNMVKQGYQMARPDFAPLEIYSIMQACWSLEPTQRPTFDQICCFIQKELEAHKEQDYTNLPSTTEEDSGCDTSGCCEESCKQEESGQPLLKSNNYQFC, from the exons ATGGGCCCTGGCTTCCTGGTGCTGCTGACTGCCACCAGCATCTGGCACG GCTCAGCATCTCCAGCGATCAGCCCTGACGTCCCTGCTCTGGTTGTCAACACGGGTGATCCAGTCACCTTGCACTGCTCAGGAGACTCCAAAGTTGAATGGTACACCCAAAAGAATACGTCCACCAACCACACCAGCAGCACTCTCAATATTCTCAAGGCCACTTTCAGAGATACAGGCACCTATAAGTGTGCCTATGTCAACAGCAGTGACAAGGGCATCGCATCTGTGCATCTCTTTGTGCGAG ATCCCAATAACGTGTGGTACACTCCAACTTTCCGGATCCTCGTGACCGAAGGCAGTAACGCTGAATTCCCTTGTCTCATCACGGCCCCTGAGTACGAGTCCAGTGTGACTCTGACGATGGACGACACCTCTCGCCTCTCACCAGGGATGAACTATTCTTTCAGTGCAGAGAAGGGAATAACACTATACAATGTGCAACACCAGCAGAAGGGTGGTTACTATTGCCAAGCAGtgataaatggaaaaataaagaagtcatCAAGAATAAGACTGATTGTGGAAGAAG CACTGGAGAAGCCTGTATCAGTGATGATGGACCCTATAGATCATGTGCGAATCGTGGGCGAACCTTTCAAAATCACTTGCAGAGTAATTGCTCCTTCCCACAAGTACAACATCAGATGGGTGGCAGCAGCAAAGACC GTCGAAAGAActaaaaagcttaattttgaaaatgagaactACCTCATTAATGACACCCTGTCCATTCCAGCGGTGACAATGAATGATAGTGGGAAGTACACTTGTATAGCCAACAATTCCGCAGGATCCAAGAATATCTCAACATCGCTCCAGGTAATAG AGAAAGGTTATGTGTTCCTGACCCCAGTGCAAGCCACCAGCCAGGAAGTTGCTTTGGGAGAGAGTCTGAAACTGCAGGTCCTGATCAAGGCTTACCCAGCACTTCTCCGCTGGGGCTGGAAGCACAAAGACCCTTTGAAGAAGTCTGGGACCAGCACGTTTAAGGGCCATATGATCTCTGGAAACAACTG GTATAACAATACGCTTTTCCTGAATCGCCTGCAGGAAGGGGAGAGTGGTCTCTATACGTTTTATGCCCTGAACAATGAGACCAACACATCTGTTACCTTCAGCATCTCTGTGAAAT CTCCTCCAAGGGTCTGTTATGTCAGGGTGCCAGCCAATGACTCCAGCATCCTTCACTGTATAGCCATGGGCTACCCTGCCCCACGTATTGAGTGGTACCGATGCCCGACTCATTCTGACAG GTACAACGAGGAGTATATGTTGCTTCTGAATGACTCCAGTCCCCAGGTGGTGAACACACTGCCCTTTCGAGAGGTGGAAGTGGAGAGCATCCTCCCATTCCAGGACCTGGGTGCCAACTTCACCTTCTGCTGTGTGGCCATTAACAGAGAGGGGAATGCCTCTGACATGCTTCACTCTGTCACCATCACCA GAAATATCATGGCCCCTCCAAACAAGCTCTTCAGTCCCATTCTCTCCACCTGCATGGGCACATCGGTTCTGCTGCTCCTCCTACTCCTCTTCATCCTCTACAAGTACAACCAG AAGCCCAAGTACCAGGTGCGATGGAAGATCATTGAAACCTGTGAAGGGAATAACTACATCTTTATTGACCCCACTCAGTTGCCATACAATGAAAAATGGGAGTTCCCCAGGAATAATCTCCAGTTTG gaAAAACTCTTGGAGCTGGAGCCTTTGGAAAAGTGGTAGAAGCCACTGCTTTTGGGCTGGGCAAAGAAGATTCAGTCCTCAAAGTGGCTGTGAAGATGCTAAAAT CATCAGCACACACAGATGAGCAGGAGGCTCTCATGTCTGAGCTGAAGATCATGAGTCACTTGGGACACCACGAGAACATTGTTAACCTACTGGGAGCATGTACCCATGGAG GCCCAATTCTCGTCATCACTGAGTATTGTCGCTATGGAGATCTGTTGAATTTCCTGCgaaagaaagctgaaatcaTAATTATGCAGGACTCAGTTCTGGACACCTCTCTGGACAGCACTGCTGACTACAAAAATATTGACCTGGAGAAGAAGTACATCCGCAG TGACAGCGGCTTTGCAAGTCAGGGTTTGGAAACGTATGTTGAAATGAGGCCTGTGTCATCATCAGCATCATCATCTTCAGCATCATCAGATTCTGCACAAGCCAGGG GGAAAAGCTCAGAGGAAGAACAAGAAACCAGGGAGGAGCTCCACCCCCTCAATCTCTCCGATTTGTTACAGTTCTCCAGCCAAGTGGCCCAGGGCATGGCATTCCTTGCATCAAAGAAT TGCATCCATCGTGACTTAGCAGCCAGGAACGTGCTTGTGTCAGATGGACGGGTAGCCAAGATCTGCGACTTTGGCCTGGCCCGTGACATCATGAATGACTCAAACTATGTTGTAAAAGGCAAT GCACGCTTGCCCGTGAAGTGGATGGCCCCAGAAAGCATCTTTGACTGCATTTACACAGTTCAAAGTGATGTGTGGTCCTATGGCATCCTTCTTTGGGAGATCTTCTCTCTTG GTAAAAGCCCATATCCCGGCATGGTGGTAAACAGCAAGTTCTACAACATGGTGAAGCAAGGATACCAGATGGCCAGACCTGACTTTGCTCCCTTGGAAAT ATACAGCATCATGCAGGCGTGCTGGAGCCTGGAGCCCACACAGAGACCTACCTTTGACCAGATCTGCTGCTTCATTCAGAAAGAACTGGAAGCGCATAAGGAACAG GACTATACAAACCTCCCATCTACTACTGAAGAAGACAGTGGGTGTGATACCTCTGGCTGCTGCGAGGAGTCCTGCAAACAAGAGGAGAGTGGCCAGCCCCTTCTCAAGAGTAACAACTATCAGTTCTGTTAG